A part of Cydia amplana chromosome 24, ilCydAmpl1.1, whole genome shotgun sequence genomic DNA contains:
- the LOC134658969 gene encoding piggyBac transposable element-derived protein 4-like, producing the protein MKPGCVRTKFACQPDREQVITGCQSSLQYGDQFKSPEHIKEQTDDMQHSDCQMETQCADQIKEESSCSDSEECSTSKAAMPASLYINHKPLYSDSAGYGVRKAGKLADELKEEALCSDSMECGMTGMSESAMLASVDTDLVSGSKHVKEESESEEYGMSEAAMLADLYADHVVKEELVLGPEHPYRPDVSLVGFGSEDELKSHISSSSSKNKQLAIGVNEKHFDESIDEWTRLVDELSDCDMDADQDDESLNLLPNMPARDALTEPAIEADLTDFEAQVLVAEDRQNDLALRENVPKADYNFEWDKDKRTFKGQRETFTASSGPTFPITDQTRAVDIFYKMCDSDLLDRLCSETNRYASQKITLLKAENKLLPNSRLQRWTPIDRDEMVSFLALTILQGLYPLPDEESYFSFNGFGSMPYFSRIMSYNRYFLIKSLLHFVDNQNLTEPTKLSKIQPITDYFNKKFSSLYYPGQEIAIDESLLKWHGRLGFAQKVLSKAAQVGVKTYELCESSSGYLWNFFVYAGKTKPTNTHPVVDDMTGHVQHDMTGPEIDTTDSTDRPTIATAKIVYDLVEPLLNKGHTLIMDNFYNSPLLVRCLKQQKTDCYGTLRLNREFVPDSLKALDKSDLKRGEVVASYCPDLSVIVWRDANIVSLISTYHSLQIGTKNKDTGVTYKPSIVLDYNKSMGVDKKDHYLSAHPLERCKNKVWYKKLFFRMFNAAIFNCFLIFATSNPKINHRQFRTMLAEDLLKIHRQIDLTDEKRLITRRSGLTTKTSTVRPKSHQRPQLEHRHFPTRTGFKKSRCWMCTQRKVSARTVWKCMECDVNLCIDHCFMNYHVKPVMDTTL; encoded by the exons ATGAAACCAGGATGTGTTCGCACGAAATTTGCATGTCAACCAGACAGAGAACAAGTTATTACAGGATGTCAATCCTCTTTGCAGTATGGGGACCAATTTAAAAGTCCAG AGCACATTAAGGAGCAGACAGACGATATGCAGCATTCTGACTGTCAGATGGAGACACAGTGTGCGGATCAAATTAAAGAGGAGTCCTCATGCTCGGATAGTGAGGAGTGCAGCACGAGTAAGGCAGCTATGCCGGCCAGCCTGTACATCAACCACAAGCCCTTATATTCAGACAGCGCAGGCTATGGTGTAAGAAAGGCAGGAAAGCTAGCTGATGAGCTAAAGGAGGAGGCCCTGTGTTCAGACAGCATGGAGTGTGGCATGACTGGCATGAGCGAGTCGGCCATGCTGGCCAGTGTGGATACTGACCTTGTGTCTGGATCAAAGCATGTGAAAGAAGAGTCGGAGAGCGAAGAGTATGGAATGAGTGAGGCAGCCATGCTGGCAGACCTGTATGCTGACCATGTCGTGAAGGAAGAGTTAGTGCTGGGGCCGGAGCATCCATATCGGCCAGATGTATCTCTGGTAGGCTTCG GTTCCGAAGATGAATTAAAATCACACATTTCTTCATCAAgttctaaaaataaacaacttGCGATTG GGGTCAATGAGAAACACTTTGACGAATCAATTGACGAGTGGACGCGTCTTGTTGACGAATTGAGTGACTGTGATATGGATGCGGATCAGGACGACGAATCACTTAACCTTCTTCCGAATATGCCAGCGCGCGACGCTTTAACAGAACCTGCTATAGAAGCTGATTTAACAGATTTTGAGGCCCAAGTTCTGGTAGCTGAAGATCGACAAAATGACCTGGCATTACGCGAAAATGTACCTAAGGCCGACTACAATTTTGAGTGGGACAAGGATAAACGTACATTTAAAGGACAGAGAGAAACGTTTACAGCTTCTTCAGGGCCAACTTTCCCAATAACAGACCAAACCCGTGCCGtagatattttttacaaaatgtgTGACAGTGACTTACTGGACCGACTTTGCTCGGAGACCAATAGGTATGCGAGCCAAAAAATTACTTTGCTAAAAGCTGAAAACAAGCTGTTGCCAAACTCGCGGTTGCAACGTTGGACTCCAATCGATAGAGACGAAATGGTCAGCTTTCTAGCACTCACTATCTTGCAAGGGCTATACCCCCTTCCAGATGAGGAGTCATacttttccttcaatggtttcGGATCAATGCCATACTTTTCCAGAATAATGTCCTACAACCgatattttctaataaaatcgCTGCTACATTTCGTAGACAACCAAAATTTAACAGAACCGACAAAATTAAGTAAAATTCAACCGATAACCGACTACTTTAACAAAAAGTTTTCCAGCCTGTACTATCCAGGTCAGGAGATAGCTATTGACGAATCTCTACTGAAATGGCACGGGCGGTTAGGCTTTGCCCAAAAAGTTCTGTCAAAGGCTGCTCAAGTAGGTGTAAAGACTTACGAATTATGCGAGTCGTCTAGTGGTTATCTGTGGAATTTCTTTGTATATGCTGGAAAAACTAAGCCTACAAATACTCACCCCGTAGTAGACGATATGACTGGACACGTACAACATGACATGACTGGGCCTGAAATCGACACGACTGACTCAACCGATCGACCCACCATCGCGACTGCAAAAATTGTTTACGACTTGGTAGAACCGCTACTTAACAAAGGTCATACATTAATCATGGACAATTTTTACAACAGTCCTTTACTGGTGCGATGTTTGAAACAACAAAAGACTGACTGTTACGGCACACTTAGACTCAACCGTGAATTTGTTCCCGATTCCCTTAAAGCTTTAGATAAATCAGACCTCAAACGTGGTGAAGTGGTCGCTAGTTATTGCCCCGATTTGTCTGTGATTGTGTGGCGGGATGCTAATATAGTTAGCTTAATATCCACATACCATTCCTTACAAATCGGAACCAAAAACAAGGATACCGGAGTGACATACAAACCCAGCATTGTTCTAGACTACAATAAGTCAATGGGAGTAGATAAGAAAGATCACTACCTGTCCGCCCATCCTTTAGAAAGATGTAAAAACAAAGTTTGGTACAAAAAGCTTTTCTTTCGCATGTTTAATGCGGCCATATTTAACTGTTTCCTCATATTTGCCACATCAAATCCAAAAATAAACCACCGACAATTTAGGACAATGCTGGCAGAGGACCTACTGAAAATACATCGGCAAATTGACTTGACTGACGAGAAGAGACTTATAACTAGAAGGTCTGGACTGACGACAAAAACGTCTACTGTAAGACCAAAAAGCCACCAAAGGCCTCAACTCGAGCACCGGCACTTCCCAACACGTACTGGGTTTAAAAAAAGTCGGTGTTGGATGTGTACCCAACGGAAGGTGTCCGCCAGGACCGTTTGGAAATGCATGGAATGCGATGTCAACCTTTGCATCGATCACTGCTTTATGAATTATCACGTTAAACCAGTGATGGATACAACTCTCTAA